In Anopheles arabiensis isolate DONGOLA chromosome 2, AaraD3, whole genome shotgun sequence, the genomic window GTTAATCGATAACACTCACTCGATCGGTAGCTTATGACGATCacgacgatgatggtggtggtgatgatgatgatggtcagTTACTTGTCAAACAATATCTactgttgttggttgttgttgttggtggtggtcaCCTTCTACCGTACACGTCTGTGGTCGATGTTGACCGAAGGAGCGTCTAACGATTGTGGAACATTACGTCAAGCCGAGCGCGATTGGCCGGTTTCGCTCCCCACACGAGTGAAACAATCAATTCAAAAGCCATGTGAGCTACAATTACATTGCTTGTTCAATCGACTCTAAGTGAAACTTAAGATGATAAGTGATGTATGCCAGCCGGGGCTATGTTATTAGCTGGGTAGGGTATTTTGATAAATGCTCTAGAGTGGCAACAAACACGAATGCTTGCATGCCATTCATAGAGAGCGAGGGacgcacacaaatatacactCAGACACAAACACCTACACCTCCTATTTAAACTTCCAAATGTCCTCATTTGGATCAAGATCCCTTTCCCTACGAGTGGAACTTCCGTCACGAAAGTACATCCTCCATTGCAGCCGGCCGATCTTGCTATACCCCGAACGGTCAGATAGGCGTGTGTCAGGTGTTCCAGTACTGTGCCTCCCTGATCCAGTTGTACCAGTACAATCGGAACCAGGAGACGGTAAACTTCCTGCTCGCTTCCCAGCGCAGCTGCGGCAATCGCAACTTTAACGGCAGCCCAGTGCTCTGCTGCAGCGACGGCGTGCAGTACGATCCCACTACAACCTCGTCTCCTTTTGTAGAGGTAACGACAGCTCCTCCGACCACGCTGGCACCGCTCCGTACGGCCGACTGCATCGGGCCGGACAATCGTGAAGGATACTGCATAAGTGAGTATGCAAAAGCATGTCGCATATCACGTCGGGGACGACACCTTTCTAGCATAAAACTCTAACGTTTCGTTCGACAGATATTCGAAGCTGTCCGGATGTGTTGAATGAGTTCGTTCAGCGTCAGCGCGACCCACAGTACGTGCAGTACATCCGCCAGTCGAATGCCGTGTGCAACTACATCCAGCCAAACGTGTGCTGCCCGCTGCAGAAGTCAGCTCCGCCTGCACCACCGACCGTACCACCTACTGCACCACCGACGgctcctccaccaccgccgccaccgccaccagcacCGGTCACCCAGGCTCCACCTGCACCAGCACCGTCCAGCGGGCCGGTTGAGTTGCTAACGCCCGAAACGGGCTGCGGATACAGCACGGTGCAGCACAACCGTGTGGTCGGCGGTGTTCCGGCCGAACTGAATGGATGGCCCTGGATGGCGCTGGTCGGGTATAAGAATACGCTCGGCGAGGTTTCGTTCAAGTGTGGCGGTTCGCTCATTACCAAGCGCCACGTACTGACGGCGGCTCACTGTATTCGGCGCGATCTGTAAGTTTTGGGGCTTGGCGTGCGTAGCATCAACGGTTGGAATTGTAATATCTGATTTTGCTCTTCCCGCTGCTCAGGTCGTCGGTTCGATTGGGTGAGCACGATACGTCCACCGATGCGGAAACGAAACACATCGACGTACCCGTCGTTCGCGTGAGTAACTCTCCAAGGTCGGGATAGGTGAAGGGAAGTACCAATTTTTAACGTTTTGTTTCTGTCTTTTCTTCCCCGCGTACCATCGTCCAGTACGAATCTCATCCATCGTATGACAAAAAAGACGGACATACCGATTTGGCCGTGCTGTACATGGAGTTTGAGGTGCAGTTCAGTGGTAAGGTTTGCGTGTTGACCATGGATGTGGCCTTCTGGGTAGATGGGAAACCCTTTTCTTTAACTCTCCTGTCCATTGCCCCACAGATGCGATCAAGCCCATCTGTCTGCCCTTGAGCGAGACGATCCGCAGCAAGAACTTCATCGGCTACACCCCGTTCGTGGCGGGCTGGGGTCGCACCCAGGAGGGTGGCAAGTCGGCCAACGTGCTGCAGGAGCTACAGATTCCCATCATCGCGAACGACGAGTGCCGCACGCTGTACGACAAGATCGGGAAGGTGTTTTCGCAGAAGCAGTTCGATAACGCGGTCATGTGTGCCGGTGTGATCGAGGGCGGCAAGGATTCGTGCCAGGGCGACAGTGGTgggccgctgatgttgccgcAACGGTTCGGTACCGAGTTCCACTACTACCAGGTCGGCATCGTGTCGTACGGTATCGGATGCGCTCGTGCAGAAGTGCCCGGCGTTTATACGCGCGTGGCCAGCTTCGTCGATTGGATACAGCAGAAGGTTGCGGAACCGCTGTAAGGCCCTCTGCGCTGCGTGAAGATACTctatgtttgtgttgttttctctTACGTTTCCAATAAATGGTATTATTAGTGTTGTGAGTACAAATGAAAATGCCCGGTAGACCGGTGTGTTGTTCTTAAAATGCGTGTTTATTCTATCAGATAccgatgttttgttgttcagTTTTGTACCATGTCTGTACTCGCATGGCAAGTACAAATATATctctttttcatattttttttcatagaTATAAGAAGTATACGATGAGTTTGTTACATTAAAATTTTGCTACAAGGGCGTTGAGCGTAaggttgttttatttagccCTCTCATTTTGCACTCCCTTGGTAATAGACACATGCTCAATTTGACTGTTTCGAGGCATGCTTCttgtttgtaaaattttatctctttttttatgtACAACTATCTTTTGCTTGCATTAATTGTCTCATCCTTTTGTCGTTATGAatggtttttatttgcaaatcTCTTTACCTCTTCATTGATCAACCCAAAAGCTACCGATCGAAACGTAGTGAATTAAACTAAAATTGTCGACCATTTCGGGAAGCCAGTCTCATTGTGTGTAAACCAAAATTGTGTTCTTTTAAACATGAAACAATCACGACGCAGaatcaaaatcaacatcaacaaaaaagcggttataataATACAGTAAAACAAATACCTACATTACATAAATAAGCAGTCCTATCAGTTTGCTTGATTAAACAGTCTTTTGGGCGGATTGAAATTTGCACTGAAGAAAGAATCTTATGCATATTACCAAATTTTGAATAGAAAATTTAGAAATTGATCAGAACTAACAAaattatgacaaaaaaaaattagtcaCTTCGACATAACATATTGATCTAAAATTGCATTTACGTTTACAGCTTGTTtgcatcgtttttttgtttctatctggttaatctctctctctctctctctctctctctctctctctctctttctccctctctctttcgtaATTGCAAGAGTTTATGCTTGCACAAGTAATTTGCCCGAACGTAAGTATTCAGAAAGTATGcttgtttgtgcgtgtttatgaaaaaaaaaacttttacaaAGTTGCCGACTAGTACAAACTAAACGTGATGCCTTGACCTAcgcaaattttgcaaaatccTCCACCAGAGATAAATGATAAGCAAAACGGAACCTTAACCCTATTGCTACAATATACACTGGTCATCCTTGGGTTATTgataaaaggaaataaattatgCCAGTGGCCCGGCATAGCATATGGTCTATGGAGGTATGGGATGAGATCGTGTGGTTCAGAGATCCGGCGAGATGGTCTCCCGCTTGATCGAGATCGCTTCGCTGAGCGCTGGGCTGAGTGCTAGGGCTGGGTTGGCAACGGCAATGATGTGACCACCGGAGGATGAAATGACCTGTACGCCGAGGGAACCACCGGTCGGGTCCAAAACGCGGGGAGTGTGCGAACGCAGCTCACCAAAGTCGGGATCGCTCAAATCTCGGTCGGCTCCATTTCCAGCCTGCGAAGCAAGAGTTCGAAACGAGTACGGATTAAAGTTTGAACCAAGAGGAACATGCCCCGTTAATCACTCACTTGAACTGGTGACGAACTTGAATTGCTAAAACTAAATCGAGAATCTGTGTCATCAAATTCGGATCTAGTGTATCTGTGAGGgggaaagaagaggaaaaaaagcattaGCAATCGAATGACACAAGCATCACATGGTACAATGATTCTAGGCTACACATTTagcttagtttttttttgcaagatcAAACAACCCACATTTGCACATCGCGTGTTTGTAGCATCGCATTTCgggttgtttcttcttcatgCTACAAAAAATACTCACGAAAATTTACTTGAATCAGTTAAATCGAAGGGTTTGTCACTGATCTGCTGGTAAATGGAGCCGCTCGAAATGTCGCGATTGTCATCCGAGTTTTCCTGGGAAAAGGGGAATAAGAATTAGTACCGTCCATTTTACTGTACCTTTATTGGTTTAGGTTGTGTAGGCGCAATACTAGAAAGCGATGTGCATAAGCGCAATATAAGCAAGCGATATATAAGCAGAATATAGAGGATTTAAGTTAAGTGCAgcatatttaataaaaaaaaacatggaacaTAAATATAGCTACAGGAATACTagaagcaacacacaaactaTAGAAATCAAATGAAAGCGGAAGCAGAAGCAGTGAAGCGAATCTAGCTCTCTGCAGAATCCGATAGCAATGCACTGGTGTTAGCAAAGATCGTACATTTGAGCACAGAGGGCAGTTGAATTATACGTGCAAACATAGTAAAACAGGCTTTTTAGACCGTAGTTAAGGTTTCAATAAACATGTTGTATTACAGAAAATGAGAATAAAAAACTGAAGCAAGTTGTTCGAACATTAATtaaatctaataaaaaaaactgtaatatCGTGGCAATGTTTGAGTTTTGAATTGATTATTAGTTTTtggatttatttaaattcaactACAACGTCAACTGAAATTTCAATCCACTTTTTTTGGAAATCATTTGCACGTATAATTTTTAAAGCGTAGCGTGGCGAAGCAGATACATTTTTCTACCATAAAATGCTATAACTAATTACTACGAAAATAAAATGAGTATTTTTATCTGTACTATTAAAAACCTACAAAACGCAATGGCAAAGGAGGTTGCAAAATAAACGAAGGTCAAAGCACCTGACTAGAACTAAAGCTACAAGGCACACTGGATTTTCATTAATAATCCGTAGATTTATAGATAAACTGCTATTAATGATAGCTATTCAAAATAGGAAGTGCAATGAAACTAGGGTGAAATTTCTGCTTCAACATCTTTGATGTAGAAAATGAGAAGCAAAAATATCAGCCAGTGCCAATGGAAAGGATAAAAGTATCTTCGTGTGAGTTTAACTCCATGCTAAAGATaagttttcttctttccattGACATCTCAATATATTATAATCAACCACTTAAAGATGAGCGA contains:
- the LOC120897712 gene encoding uncharacterized protein LOC120897712, whose protein sequence is MLFAKERLPLPSPTNGICIVYVNCDFILQLLIRNANLRDPAIENYVAQSVCGYSDVTPMVCCPTFRFAHQDSNTTSSFTNPPTVTTAPGSFFFAAVSSSGAGSSTAGPTTVTSSSTGSNRLPTNDADRCGMSNGTHTRVVGGVDAQLNAWPWMAALGYRSTSFELNAGPRFLCGGTLITTLHVLTVAHCIQTALYFVRLGEHDITSDQDGANPVDIYIQRWVVHERYDEKKIYNDIALVLLQKSVTITEAVRPICLPLEAKQRTKDLTYYAPFIAGWGAVGYNGPTAARLQEAQVVVLPVDQCAFNYKLYFPGQIFDDTVLCAGFPQGGKDSCQGDSGGPLMLPELSSNGQYYYYTLIGLISYGYECARAGFPGVYVKVTAYLPWIEANLNFLQHAAPLNKCSSDRVDQVESVVLFEFCCKAVYLIRVSIMWKLMFLILTCLVISQVQPQAGRSCYTPNGQIGVCQVFQYCASLIQLYQYNRNQETVNFLLASQRSCGNRNFNGSPVLCCSDGVQYDPTTTSSPFVEVTTAPPTTLAPLRTADCIGPDNREGYCINIRSCPDVLNEFVQRQRDPQYVQYIRQSNAVCNYIQPNVCCPLQKSAPPAPPTVPPTAPPTAPPPPPPPPPAPVTQAPPAPAPSSGPVELLTPETGCGYSTVQHNRVVGGVPAELNGWPWMALVGYKNTLGEVSFKCGGSLITKRHVLTAAHCIRRDLSSVRLGEHDTSTDAETKHIDVPVVRYESHPSYDKKDGHTDLAVLYMEFEVQFSDAIKPICLPLSETIRSKNFIGYTPFVAGWGRTQEGGKSANVLQELQIPIIANDECRTLYDKIGKVFSQKQFDNAVMCAGVIEGGKDSCQGDSGGPLMLPQRFGTEFHYYQVGIVSYGIGCARAEVPGVYTRVASFVDWIQQKVAEPL